A single genomic interval of Mucilaginibacter robiniae harbors:
- a CDS encoding TonB-dependent siderophore receptor has translation MKFFLLLASTWLTTSAMAQAGKAVQKDTSFAVKDSTHALKEVTVSSRYYKKYKHDKASNTLKVNTPLLQLPQNIQEIDQSIIADQQALTLIEGVTRNVSGATRNNNADLYASYVFMRGAMITPLRNGLDLSMIYAGPSPEDASIISRVEFIKGPSSYINALNDPAGSYNVLTKQPMGTNTHQINFTAGSFNLYKLSADLDGNLDKSGKWQYRLNAAGQKAKSFQKYNFNDKVVVDPVLRYNINSHSYLTAEYIFQTQRFQQYFATVFAPHGFASLPIDFSINDPNKKPYKSTENNGFLSYYNALSKNWQLHVNAAYARDHLEGTYFFVSTYDSTAVNIKRRATYERLNTDVLAIQPYVNGVFSTGSIHHNFVGGIDINHKSFLAYSGFNDPTANPTLYFLNANNPVYGISFDANVRTGKLLDIATDQQAVSYQAAYVQDELGMFNNKLRLTVAARLTFSNTKVTKSPTKNSLGSTNDVALTPKVGLSYSLMTDFSAYALFDQTFTPQSGVNVTTGEAFNPLKGKNLEAGLKKDWSNGKWNTTLSIYHITRDNVKVTDPSTNQQSQIGQTVSKGLEFDLKGEIVKGLNVVINYSYTDSHISKDANASRVGLTTPFRVKHIQNTWLNYKLPFAELKGFSISSGYQLQMGRAGRYEIENLHLAPIFRLDGGIGWSNNRFSVNGIVNNILNRFNYGSAWIAPSAANLVGVYAYVPYPPREYRISVGYNF, from the coding sequence ATGAAATTTTTTCTCCTATTAGCCAGTACTTGGCTAACTACATCGGCTATGGCACAAGCCGGCAAAGCCGTGCAAAAAGATACTTCTTTTGCTGTAAAAGATAGTACCCATGCTTTAAAAGAAGTAACGGTTTCTTCCAGATATTATAAAAAATATAAGCATGATAAAGCGTCAAATACTTTAAAAGTAAATACGCCTTTATTGCAATTACCGCAGAATATTCAAGAAATTGATCAAAGTATTATTGCCGACCAGCAGGCACTTACCCTTATTGAAGGTGTAACCCGCAATGTAAGTGGTGCTACGCGTAACAACAACGCTGATTTGTATGCCTCTTACGTTTTTATGCGTGGTGCTATGATTACACCCTTGCGCAACGGATTAGATTTGTCTATGATTTATGCTGGCCCAAGTCCTGAAGATGCGTCAATCATAAGTAGGGTAGAGTTTATTAAAGGTCCGTCAAGCTATATTAATGCGCTGAATGATCCTGCCGGTTCTTACAACGTATTGACTAAGCAGCCTATGGGTACTAACACCCACCAGATTAACTTTACTGCGGGTAGCTTTAACTTATATAAGCTAAGTGCTGATTTGGATGGCAATCTGGATAAATCGGGTAAATGGCAGTATCGCCTGAATGCAGCCGGGCAAAAAGCTAAATCATTTCAAAAGTATAATTTCAATGATAAAGTAGTGGTTGATCCGGTTTTACGATATAATATCAACAGCCATTCTTATCTCACAGCCGAATATATTTTCCAAACGCAGCGCTTTCAGCAATACTTTGCAACGGTTTTTGCGCCTCATGGCTTTGCTTCATTACCTATAGATTTCAGTATTAATGACCCTAACAAGAAGCCCTATAAATCAACAGAGAATAATGGCTTTTTAAGCTACTACAATGCGCTGAGTAAAAACTGGCAGTTGCATGTAAACGCGGCTTATGCCCGCGACCATTTAGAAGGTACCTACTTTTTTGTATCTACATATGATTCTACAGCTGTCAACATAAAGAGAAGAGCAACTTATGAGCGATTAAATACTGATGTTTTAGCTATTCAGCCTTATGTAAATGGTGTGTTTTCTACCGGTAGTATCCACCATAACTTTGTGGGAGGAATAGACATTAACCATAAAAGCTTTCTAGCTTATTCTGGGTTTAATGATCCAACAGCTAACCCAACATTATATTTTTTAAATGCAAATAATCCGGTGTATGGAATCTCCTTTGATGCTAATGTGCGTACAGGTAAGTTGTTAGATATTGCTACTGATCAACAAGCCGTCAGCTACCAAGCAGCTTACGTACAGGATGAGTTAGGGATGTTCAACAATAAATTAAGGTTAACCGTAGCAGCCAGACTTACTTTTTCTAACACTAAGGTAACTAAAAGTCCTACTAAAAACAGTTTAGGTAGCACCAATGATGTCGCATTAACACCCAAAGTTGGCCTAAGCTATTCATTAATGACCGACTTTTCGGCCTATGCCTTGTTTGATCAAACTTTTACACCACAAAGCGGAGTTAATGTAACAACAGGAGAGGCTTTCAATCCGCTCAAAGGAAAAAACCTAGAAGCTGGTTTGAAAAAGGATTGGTCAAACGGTAAATGGAACACTACTTTATCTATATACCATATTACACGCGATAATGTTAAAGTTACTGATCCGTCAACTAATCAACAGTCTCAAATCGGACAGACTGTGTCAAAAGGTTTAGAGTTTGATTTAAAAGGGGAGATAGTAAAAGGTTTAAACGTTGTTATCAATTATTCTTATACAGATAGCCATATCTCTAAAGATGCAAATGCATCCAGAGTTGGACTGACAACCCCATTTCGGGTTAAGCATATTCAGAATACATGGTTAAACTACAAGCTACCGTTTGCTGAATTGAAAGGCTTTTCAATATCTAGCGGCTATCAATTGCAAATGGGGCGTGCGGGCAGGTACGAAATAGAAAACCTTCATTTAGCTCCAATTTTCAGGCTGGATGGTGGTATTGGCTGGTCGAATAACCGGTTTTCGGTTAATGGTATCGTAAATAACATTCTTAACCGTTTCAATTATGGTAGTGCATGGATCGCACCTTCAGCAGCCAATCTGGTTGGTGTGTATGCTTATGTGCCATATCCTCCCCGGGAGTATCGCATCAGTGTAGGATATAACTTCTAA
- a CDS encoding PepSY-associated TM helix domain-containing protein, with product MKRKITKWAFKFHGCLGLTAGFFFLLFGLTGSMLMFRSNMERHFNPELHHLTPASKQVSADQIYRMLVRTHPNLQKLVLHDFPQDKYDSYEFMLYKNQQHVTENYLYYVFVNPYTGKILKEGNYQDLSPFFMRWLYSFHYSLQLGIPGKLFTGMVGLVMVFSLITGTIVYRKHFWEAFRWQAGLKFKNRRTTVSTLHRIIGVWSVLFNFILFFTGFWLNRKEFTSVGWKLHPPHVNYVISANLDAVIAESKKVVKGFQPIAVNIPATQGDDIMVRGHMPQTTFFLLQGKPSSIFFNATTGRLTRIAPIEQQNFEKRSDWEVYQLHIGAYGGNWIKWLYLVLGLTPGVLSVTGALLWLKRNRKY from the coding sequence ATGAAACGTAAGATTACTAAGTGGGCATTTAAATTTCATGGCTGCCTTGGCCTTACAGCAGGATTTTTTTTCCTGCTGTTTGGACTAACAGGCTCTATGCTGATGTTCAGGAGCAATATGGAACGACATTTTAATCCAGAACTACACCATCTTACACCAGCATCAAAGCAAGTTTCGGCTGATCAGATTTACCGAATGCTGGTGCGCACTCATCCTAATTTACAAAAGCTGGTGTTACATGATTTTCCGCAAGACAAATACGATAGTTACGAGTTTATGCTGTACAAAAATCAGCAGCATGTTACCGAGAACTACCTATACTACGTGTTTGTAAATCCTTATACCGGCAAAATACTAAAAGAAGGCAACTATCAAGATTTGTCTCCGTTTTTCATGCGCTGGCTATACTCGTTCCATTACAGTTTGCAACTGGGTATACCAGGTAAGTTGTTTACCGGCATGGTAGGTTTAGTTATGGTGTTCTCGTTAATTACAGGCACCATCGTTTATCGTAAACATTTTTGGGAGGCATTCAGGTGGCAGGCAGGTTTAAAGTTTAAAAACAGACGTACAACCGTATCAACCTTGCACAGAATCATAGGCGTATGGTCTGTCCTGTTTAACTTTATTCTGTTTTTTACTGGATTTTGGCTTAACCGTAAAGAGTTTACATCGGTAGGCTGGAAGCTACATCCACCTCATGTAAATTATGTAATATCTGCCAACTTGGATGCTGTTATTGCCGAATCAAAAAAAGTAGTTAAAGGGTTCCAACCAATTGCCGTGAATATACCGGCAACCCAGGGTGACGATATTATGGTGAGAGGACATATGCCTCAAACTACATTTTTTTTACTTCAGGGTAAGCCGAGTTCTATTTTCTTCAATGCAACAACCGGTAGGCTAACGCGTATTGCACCTATAGAACAACAAAATTTTGAGAAGCGTTCAGACTGGGAAGTTTATCAATTGCATATTGGTGCTTATGGTGGTAACTGGATTAAATGGTTGTACCTTGTTTTAGGCTTAACACCGGGTGTGCTTTCAGTTACAGGTGCATTATTGTGGCTTAAAAGAAATCGTAAATACTAG
- the galA gene encoding beta-galactosidase GalA: MRVKFLGLYLLSLCYCSAMYAQSKKLLQKTREHLNIDTGWRFAFGHPFDTNKDFNNGTSYFSYLAKAGYGDGAAAPDFDDRPWRKLDLPHDWAVEASFSEKASFSHGFKAIGRNFPEKSIGWYRKKIRIAKDDFGKRITVAFSGVFRNSIVWVNGHYLGTEPSGYNGFEYDITDYLNYGGDNTIAVRVDATMEEGWFYEGAGIYRHVWLNKTNPVHVATNGTFVSTALNNDVATVHAKVTVNNDGRSNSTFTIMQAVYDQNGRVVATQETGQISLSAFKQEDFTNTLAISHPNLWSVDVPYRYKLVTTILQNNVPIDQYETRFGIRTIRFDANTGFYLNGKRFEIKGTNNHQEHAGVGTAIPDELQYYRIAKLKEMGSNAYRCSHNPPTPELLDACDSLGMLVIDENRLMGINDYHFDNMKKLIQRDGNHPSVISWSIGNEEWGIENSETGARIATTMQAYVKSLDSTRAVTAAFSGGWGQGISSVMELIGFNYIAQENPDAQHQKYPWQKGWGTEEGSTFSTRGIYFTNDSLHYKAAYDAKPRPNAYSIEEGWNYYVKRPFLAGMFIWTGFDYRGEPTPYSWPSIGSYFGMLDQCGFPKDDVWYLRAWWGNKPVLHILPHWNWKGREGQPINVWVYSNFDEVELFLNDKSKGKKLIPKNGHLEWKVPYTAGRLKAIGYTAGKLMLTEMVQTTDLPARLTMNAHKNTIKADGKDVAIIAVSALDKKGLPIPDANNEVTFNLTGSGRIIGVGNGNPTSLEPDKYLPLLVNLPIENLKELPVSDTLNRAEVMPGFDDHSWKKAFTDLTDTSKKAWVYRGTITLTDTMSQSSLTFFYKSIGKKQSIYVNGYLVAANLDAHENGDIITINRRYLHAGKNMVAIVTLPLRKKHDWDVLNTNPGLIQYSVPAPAWKRKLFNGLAQVIVQSDGKAKGNITITATAKGMKKSELVVHTVK, encoded by the coding sequence ATGCGTGTAAAATTTTTAGGCTTGTATTTGCTGAGTTTGTGCTACTGTTCGGCAATGTATGCACAAAGTAAGAAGTTACTTCAAAAAACTAGAGAGCACCTTAACATTGATACAGGCTGGCGCTTTGCTTTCGGACATCCTTTTGATACAAACAAGGATTTTAATAATGGAACAAGCTATTTTTCTTATTTAGCTAAAGCAGGATATGGTGATGGTGCTGCTGCTCCCGATTTTGATGATCGTCCTTGGAGAAAACTAGACCTGCCGCATGATTGGGCAGTAGAAGCAAGCTTTAGTGAAAAAGCAAGTTTTAGTCATGGCTTTAAAGCTATTGGTCGTAATTTTCCTGAAAAAAGTATAGGCTGGTACCGCAAGAAAATTAGAATAGCTAAAGATGATTTTGGCAAACGGATTACTGTTGCTTTTAGTGGTGTATTCCGTAATTCTATTGTTTGGGTGAATGGCCATTATTTGGGCACTGAACCCAGTGGCTATAATGGTTTTGAATATGATATTACTGATTATCTGAATTACGGCGGAGACAACACGATTGCCGTTAGAGTTGATGCCACCATGGAGGAAGGTTGGTTTTATGAAGGTGCCGGCATTTACCGCCATGTATGGCTTAATAAAACCAATCCGGTGCATGTGGCAACCAATGGAACATTTGTTAGCACAGCTTTAAATAATGATGTAGCTACTGTTCATGCTAAAGTAACTGTAAATAACGATGGTCGAAGTAATAGTACTTTCACAATTATGCAAGCTGTTTATGATCAAAATGGGCGAGTTGTAGCTACTCAGGAAACAGGGCAGATATCTTTAAGTGCTTTTAAACAAGAGGATTTTACGAATACACTTGCAATCAGTCATCCGAACTTGTGGTCGGTTGATGTTCCTTATCGGTATAAACTGGTAACAACCATCTTGCAAAATAATGTACCCATTGATCAATATGAAACACGTTTTGGTATACGTACAATTCGATTTGATGCCAATACCGGTTTTTACCTGAATGGTAAACGGTTTGAAATTAAGGGCACTAATAATCATCAGGAACATGCAGGTGTTGGTACTGCAATACCTGATGAATTACAATACTACCGTATTGCAAAGCTTAAAGAGATGGGGAGTAATGCGTACCGTTGCTCTCATAATCCGCCAACACCCGAATTGCTGGATGCCTGCGACAGTTTGGGAATGTTAGTGATAGATGAAAACAGATTGATGGGCATTAACGATTATCATTTTGACAATATGAAAAAGCTGATACAACGTGACGGTAATCATCCAAGCGTTATTAGCTGGTCGATTGGTAATGAAGAATGGGGGATAGAAAATAGTGAAACGGGTGCCCGAATTGCTACCACCATGCAAGCTTATGTTAAAAGTTTAGATTCTACTCGGGCTGTTACTGCTGCTTTTAGTGGAGGATGGGGCCAGGGTATTTCATCTGTTATGGAACTAATTGGATTTAATTACATCGCACAAGAAAACCCGGATGCTCAACATCAAAAATATCCTTGGCAAAAGGGTTGGGGTACTGAAGAAGGTTCAACTTTTTCCACCCGCGGCATTTACTTTACTAATGATAGTTTGCATTACAAAGCTGCTTATGATGCAAAGCCACGCCCCAATGCCTATAGCATAGAGGAGGGATGGAACTATTATGTTAAACGACCATTTTTAGCAGGCATGTTTATCTGGACTGGGTTTGATTATCGTGGTGAACCTACACCTTATAGCTGGCCATCTATCGGATCTTATTTTGGTATGCTCGATCAATGCGGCTTTCCTAAAGATGATGTATGGTATTTAAGAGCCTGGTGGGGCAATAAGCCAGTATTACATATATTACCACATTGGAATTGGAAGGGTAGGGAAGGGCAACCAATAAATGTTTGGGTTTATAGCAATTTTGATGAGGTAGAACTATTTTTGAATGATAAGAGTAAAGGAAAAAAGCTAATCCCCAAAAATGGGCATTTAGAGTGGAAGGTTCCTTATACTGCAGGCCGGTTGAAAGCAATAGGGTACACTGCTGGCAAACTCATGTTAACTGAAATGGTACAAACCACAGATTTGCCTGCACGCCTTACCATGAATGCGCACAAAAATACCATTAAGGCAGATGGTAAAGATGTTGCAATTATTGCCGTAAGTGCCCTAGATAAAAAAGGCCTGCCTATACCAGATGCTAATAATGAAGTTACCTTTAACTTAACTGGGTCAGGGCGTATTATCGGTGTAGGTAATGGTAACCCAACATCTCTAGAGCCTGATAAATACCTTCCACTGTTGGTTAATTTGCCAATTGAAAACTTGAAAGAATTACCGGTAAGTGATACTTTAAATCGTGCAGAGGTGATGCCAGGTTTTGATGATCATTCATGGAAAAAGGCCTTTACAGATTTAACCGATACGAGTAAAAAAGCATGGGTGTACAGAGGCACAATAACCTTAACCGATACCATGTCGCAATCATCACTTACTTTCTTTTACAAAAGCATAGGCAAAAAGCAATCCATTTATGTGAATGGTTATTTGGTAGCAGCTAATCTAGATGCACACGAAAATGGTGATATCATAACCATCAATCGCCGCTATTTGCATGCGGGAAAAAATATGGTGGCCATAGTTACCTTGCCATTGCGCAAAAAACATGATTGGGATGTATTAAACACCAACCCGGGACTGATACAATATTCAGTACCAGCTCCTGCTTGGAAAAGAAAACTTTTTAATGGTTTAGCACAAGTGATTGTACAATCGGATGGAAAAGCCAAAGGTAATATTACTA